A DNA window from Engystomops pustulosus chromosome 6, aEngPut4.maternal, whole genome shotgun sequence contains the following coding sequences:
- the LOC140065951 gene encoding uncharacterized protein — translation MAYNPTDDLLLDWVVLRFLRRCSAMREEERHSTRRFWVHPIVAERPRRGHFMNLYADLRQHPDKFHNYVRMTVTSFDRLLADLRSGLCLQDTNMRRSVTPEERLIVTLRFLATGNSFASLHYEFLLGVSTISMIVRSTCEVIWKRLRPAVMPVPTAEDWIRISDGFLDSAQFPNCIGALDGKHIRVKKPAHSGSQFFNFKQYFSVVLLALADSDYKFIIVDIGAYGSSADAVVFRASRMGERLRSNQLTLPEPRCLPGSTGPPAPFVIVADEGFGLSRHVLRPFPRRGLDERRRIFNYRLTRARRYVECAFGILCSKWRVLHSSIQMDPDNVKKVVQACVILHNFIRIHDGASDGDLEGQHPTASIPLDNTLQGRPGVAGLFVREQFASYFVSSEGVVPWQMDAISGR, via the exons ATGGCGTACAATCCCACAGACGATCTGCTCCTGGACTGGGTTGTACTGCGCTTTCTCCGAAGGTGTTCTGCAATGCGTGAGGAGGAGCGGCACTCGACTAGGCGAttttgggttcatcccattgttGCTGAGCGGCCTAGGAGGGGTCACTTCATGAACTTGTACGCTGACCTGCGCCAGCATCCGGACAAGTTTCACAACTACGTTCGGATGACTGTGACTTCATTTGATCGTCTTTTGGCGGACCTGCGATCGGGGCTCTGTTTGCAGGATACCAACATGAGGCGATCTGTGACACCAGAGGAACGGCTCATCGTGACACTGCG gtttcttgccactgggaacTCGTTTGCTTCGCTGCATTATGAGTTCCTGCTGGGCGTTTCCACCATTTCAATGATCGTGAGATCGACCTGCGAAGTGATATGGAAGCGACTAAGACCTGCGGTCATGCCTGTGCCaactgctgaagactggatccgGATTTCTGATGGTTTCCTGGACTCAGCACAGTTTCCAAATTGCATCGGGGCACTGGATGGGAAACACATACGTGTGAAGAAGCCGgctcactcagggtcccaattcttcaattttaaacaatatttttctgtggttttgttggctttggctgacagtgactacaagtttataattgttgatattggggcctatggaagttctgcggatgcagtggtcttcagggcttccagaatgggtgaacgaCTTCGCTCCAACCAGCTGACCCTGCCCGAGCCGAGATGTCTACCTGGATCTACtggacctcctgcaccatttgtgATCGTCGCTGATGAAGGCTTTGGACTTTCTCGTCATGTGCTGCGGCCATTCCCGCGGCGTGGTTTGGATGAACGGAGGCGCATTTTCAACTATCGACTCACACGAGCAAGACGGTATGTGGAGTGTGCCTTCGGGATTCTTTGCAGCAAGTGGCGGGTTCTTCACAGCTCAATTCAGATGGACCCGGACAACGTTAAGAAGGTAGTGCAAGCCTGCGTTATTCTTCACAACTTCATTCGGATCCACGATGGTGCTTCAGATGGTGACCTggagggacaacatccaacagcgtctatccccctggacaacactctccaaggacgacccGGAGTGGCTGGACTGTTTGTTCGTGAGCAGTTTGCCTCCTACTTTGTTTCTTCGGAGGGTGTcgttccctggcagatggatgctattagtgGACGTTGA